A stretch of the Zonotrichia leucophrys gambelii isolate GWCS_2022_RI chromosome 22, RI_Zleu_2.0, whole genome shotgun sequence genome encodes the following:
- the SLC39A14 gene encoding metal cation symporter ZIP14 — translation MIPSVGPRSCCLLLLLCLLPCPQVRAGRDGPGVSAASFLQDLLQRYGESQTLSLKQLKALLNRLDVGVGHANVSQTPQQRLNLSRCFSSVELFAIHNLSEGSPVGHSEFKEFCPTILQQLESGACASENLENEENEQTEESRPSSAEVWGYGFLCVSVISLCSLVGASVVPFMKKTFYKRLLLYFIALAIGTLYSNALFQLIPEAFGFNPQEDYYVSKSAVVFGGFYLFFFTEKILKMLLKQKDQHHHGHSHYGPEALPSKKDREEGVTEKLQNGDLDHMIPHITSDLECKPPSGDDKAVVGSLSVQDLQASQSACYWLKEVRYSDIGTLAWMITLSDGLHNFIDGLAIGASFTVSVFQGISTSVAILCEEFPHELGDFVILLNAGMTIRQALFFNFISACCCYVGLAFGIVAGSHFSANWIFALAGGMFLYIALADMFPEMNEVSREDEQNGSALITFAIQNAGLLTGFTIMVLLTMYSGQIQIG, via the exons ATGATCCCCAGCGTGGGCCcccggagctgctgcctgctcctgctgctctgcctcctcccctgcccgcaGGTCCGGGCGGGCAGGGACGGCCCCGGCGTCTCGGCTGCCTCCttcctgcaggatctgctcCAGCGCTACGGGGAGAGCCAGACCTTGAGCCTGAAGCAGCTCAAGGCCCTGCTGAACCGCCTGGATGTGGGAGTGGGACACGCCAATGTCTCCCAAACACCTCAGCAGCGCCTCAACCTCTCCCGT tGCTTCAGCTCTGTGGAGCTTTTTGCCATCCACAACCTGAGCGAGGGCTCCCCTGTGGGGCACAGCGAGTTCAAGGAGTTCTGCCCCaccatcctgcagcagctggagtcGGGGGCGTGCGCCTCGGAAAACCTGGAAAACGAGGAGAACGAGCAGACAGAGGAGAGCAGGCCCAGCTCAGCTGAAG TGTGGGGTTACGGTTTCCTCTGCGTCTCCGTCATCTCCCTGTGCTCGCTGGTGGGAGCCAGCGTGGTGCCCTTCATGAAGAAGACATTTTACAAGCGGCTGCTCCTCTACTTCATAGCTCTGGCGATTGGAACTCTCTACTCCAACGCCCTCTTCCAGCTCATTCCCGAG gcGTTTGGATTCAACCCTCAGGAAGATTATTACGTCTCCAAATCCGCTGTGGTGTTCGGGGGCTTCTACCTCTTCTTCTTCACGGAGAAGATCCTGAAGATGCTCCTGAAGCAGAAGGACCAg CACCACCATGGCCACAGCCACTACGGCCCCGAGGCTCTGCCCTCCAAGAAGGACCGGGAGGAGGGGGtcacagaaaagctgcagaacgGGGACCTGGACCACATGATCCCACACATCACCAGTGACCTGGAGTGCAAGCCCCCCTCGGGGGATGACAAGGCCGTGGTGGGCTCCCTGTCTGTCCAG gaCCTGCAGGCCTCCCAGAGCGCGTGCTACTGGCTGAAGGAGGTCAGGTACTCGGACATTGGCACTCTGGCCTGGATGATCACGCTCAGTGACGGCCTCCACAACTTCATCGACGGCCTGGCCATCGGCGCCTCCTTCACCGTGTCGGTTTTCCAAGGGATCAGCACCTCCGTGGCCATCCTGTGTGAGGAGTTCCCACACGAGCTGG GGGACTTTGTGATCCTGCTCAATGCTGGCATGACCATTCGCCAGGCACTTTTCTTCAACTtcatctctgcctgctgctgctacGTGGGCCTGGCCTTCGGCATCGTGGCCGGCAGCCACTTCTCTGCCAACTGGATCTTTGCTCTGGCTGGAGGGATGTTCCTGTACATAGCACTGGCTGACATG TTCCCTGAGATGAACGAGGTGAGCCGGGAGGATGAGCAGAACGGCAGCGCCCTGATCACCTTCGCCATCCAGAACGCGGGGCTGCTCACGGGCTTCACCATCATGGTGCTGCTCACCATGTACTCGGGGCAGATCCAGATAGGGTAG